In Propionispora hippei DSM 15287, the DNA window TCCCGTTAGTTTAAAAACTCACAATAAGGGAGAAGCTAAACTATTAATATTGTGAGGGGATACCGATGTCTCCAGAGTTTATGATTATTGACGGAAGCAGCCTGATTCACCGTGCTTTTTATGCCTTACCCCCGCTTTCCAACGCAGCGGGACAATATACAAACGCCGTATATGGCTTTACCACCATGCTGCTTAAGCTGTTGGCAGACTTAGAGCCCGATGCCATTGCTGTTGCCTTTGATAAAGGTAGAATCACCTTCCGCAACGAAACCTATGCGGAATATAAAGGTCACCGCAAGGCTACACCAGGCGAACTGTCCGAACAGTTTCCGCTGGTAAAAGAGGTATTGGCGGCTTTAGGGATTCAGGTGCTGGAAGAAGCCGGCTATGAGGCAGACGATATCATCGGGACCTTAAGCGTACAGGCCGTACAGGCCGGCTGCCAGGTTACCATTGTGACCGGCGACCGGGATGCGCTGCAATTGATCGGTCCCTATAGCAGGGTTTTACTGACGAAAAAAGGTATTTCCGATATGGAGAATGTTACGGAAGAGACCTTTCGGGAAAAATACGGTATTGCCTCAAGCCAGTTTATTGATGTTAAAGGGCTGATGGGGGATACTTCGGATAATATTCCCGGCGTTCCGGGGATTGGTGAAAAGACGGCGCTCAAGCTGGTCAGTGAGTTTGGATCGGTGGAAAACCTCTTGGACAATATCGATCAAGTGGCAGGGAAAAAATTGCAGGAAAACCTGCGGACCTACCGTGACATGGCAATTATGTCCAAAAAGCTGGCGACCATTGTCTGTGATATGCCGCTGGCTTTTTCGCTGGACCAATACGGCTATGCGCCTGATACGGAGAAACTAAAAGAGTTATTTGCCCATTTTGAATTCAAAAGTCTGCTGCAGCGTTTACCGGCGATGTTTGGCAGTGCTGCCGGCGAACCGGAAGCAGAGCCGGTCCGCATCGAAGCCCGGTACATCGAGACACAGGAAGCGGCGCAAGAGCTGACGGCGGCTGTCCGCCGCCAGGGACGGCTGATATTTTATCCGGTTACAGAGGGCCTGCTACCGGCGATATCGTTCAACGGCCTGGCTTTGTGGGACGGTAAAGAAGCTGTCTACATCTCCGCCGGCAGTGACGCCTGGTCCGGTGTGGCGGAGCTGCTCAAGGATGGCCGGCTGGAAAAGACCACCTATGACGCTAAAATTACCTATAATGCCTGCTACGGCACAGAGCTTGCCTGCGGTGAAATTCAAACCGATATTTTGCTGATGGCCTATCTGCTTGATCCTACAGCGGTGGAATATCCGCTGAACAAGCTGGTGGAAAAATATCTGTCCGGCTATGCCGCATTGCACCCGGATCAGTACAAGGACAGGACAGCGGCAGCTCTTTGGTCGGTTGAGACTATTGCCCGGCTGCAGCCGGTGCTGTATGCCGCCCTGCAGGACGCCAAGCTGGAGAACTTGTACCGGGAGATTGAACTGCCGTTGGTACGTGTGCTGTCTTCCATGGAAAACTACGGCATTACCGTGAATCGCGCCTCGCTGCTCGGCATGTCCGAGGGACTTTCTGTACGGATCGACGAGTTATTAGCGGAAATTTACCAACTGGCCGGGGAACCGTTTAATGTTAATTCCACTAAACAACTGGGAGTACTGCTATTTGAGAAACTGAAACTGCCGGTTATTAAAAAGACGAAAACCGGTTATTCTACCGATGCCGAAGTGCTGGAAAAGCTGGCTGGCAGCCACCCGCTGATCGGTATTATCCTGGAGTACCGGATGTTAATCAAACTAAAATCGACCTATCTGGACGGATTGCTGCCCCTGATTCATCCGGTTACCCGGCGGATTCATACCACCTTTAACCAGACGGTGACCGCCACCGGTCGCCTAAGCAGTTCCGAGCCCAATTTGCAGAATATACCCGTCCGTTCGGAAGAGGGAAGAAAAATCAGGGAACTTTTTGTGCCCGGCGAGGGTTACGATTACATTATGTCTGCCGACTATTCGCAGATTGAGCTGCGTATTCTGGCCCATATGTCAAAAGACAATGGACTGATTGAAGCCTTCATTCACGAGCAGGATATCCATACCCGGACAGCCGCAGAGGTATTCGGGGTTGCCATGAGTGAGGTTACGGCTGAAATGCGTTCGCGGGCCAAAGCGGTCAATTTCGGCATTGTATATGGAATCAGCGATTATGGCCTGTCCCGCGATATCGGGGTCAGCCGCAAGGAAGCCGGCCAATATATTGAAAGCTATTTTGCCCGTTATCACGGTGTAAAGGAATTCATTGATGCGATCATCGGTTTCGCCCGGCAAAACGGTTATGTCACCACCATGTTCGACCGGCGTCGCTATTTGCCGGAAATCAACAGCAGCAACTTCAATCAACGTTCTTTTGCTGAACGGACAGCGATGAATACGCCTATTCAGGGTACAGCGGCGGATATTATTAAAAAGGCTATGATTGATGTGTATCGGGAGCTCAGGAAAGCAAACCTCACTTCACGGATATTGCTGCAGGTACATGACGAACTGCTCTTAGAAGTGGTAGAACAAGAGGTTGAGCCGGTGACTCGCCTGGTCAAACTGGCCATGGAGCAGGCTGTGAACTTGCTGGTGCCTATGACGGTGGAGGTTAAAACAGGAAAGACCTGGGCGGCGGCTAAATAATATGGTGTAGAATGATGCGACGGAGGATACGGACATGCCTGAGTTACCGGAGGTAGAGACAATTCGCCGGAATTTGGCGGATAAAGTAACTGAACGTGTAATCAAAGAGGTCGACCTTTTGTTGCCGCGCCTGATCAAATGGCCCAGTCCGGGGGAATTTCAGGCCATCTTGACGGGAAAACGCATTACAAAGTTGGGGCGGCGCGGTAAATATTTGTTGTTTTATCTGGAGGATGACTTTGTTCTGGTTGTTCACTTGCGGATGACCGGGCGCCTTTACTTTATACAGGCTGGCGTGGAACGGGACAAGTACACCCGTATTCTATTCACCTTTGATAACAGGGACACGCTGCAATATGCCGATACCCGCACGCTTGGCACACTGTACTTAATGAAGGAAAGTGAACTGTGGCGGATTTCCGGGTTGCAGCATATGGGGCCGGAACCTCTGACCGCCGAGTTTACCGAGGCGTATTTCAGTGACCGGCTTAAAAAGCGGCAGGGCAAGATTAAGCCGCTGTTGCTTGATCAGACGTTGGTCAGTGGTTTAGGAAATATTTATGCCGATGAAAGTTTAGCCCTGGCTGGAATTCATCCGGAAAAAAGTGCGGCCCAATTGACGGGGAAAGAATGCAAGGCGTTATACGCGGCAGTGAATCAGGTCATCGCCGAAGGCATCGCCGATGGAGGAACCAGTTTCCGGGATTACCGCGACGGTAACGGGCAGCGCGGGGAGCACCAAAAGCACCTGCGGGTATACGGCCGTCACAATGAGCCCTGCTGTGTTTGTGGCACACCGATCAGTAAGATTGTGGTTGCCGGACGGGGTACGCACTATTGCTCCCGTTGCCAGATCAAGTGAGGGGGGACGCCATGTATTGTGTCGGATTAACAGGCGGCATCGCCAGCGGCAAGAGCACCGTCAGTGCGTTGCTGTCCAAGATGGGCGCCCGTCTTATTGATGCCGATGTGGTTGCCCGCAGCGCGGTTGCTGCTGGCAGTCCAGCCTGGCAGGCTATTGTGGAGCGTTTTGGTCAGGAAATTCTGCTGCAGGACGGTTCGCTCAACAGGGGAATGCTCGGCGGGAAAATTTTTGCCGAGCCGGCTTTGCGGAACTGGCTGGACGCGCTCACTCATCCGGCTATCAGGCAGGAGATATTTCGACAGATGCAACTGGCTAGGGAAGAAGACTGCCGGCTGCTCGTGCTGGATATTCCGCTATTGATTGAAGCCGGCTGGCGTGAATTTGTCGATGAAGTATGGGTGGTCTATGTCCGGCCGGACGTGCAGCTAAACCGGCTTATGGAGAGGAATATACTGTCACGGGAACAGGCGTTGCAGCGGATTCAGTCGCAAATGAGCCTGGAGGAAAAAGTCGGTTATGCCGATCTGGTTATTGATAATAACGCCGGCCTTGAAGAACTGGAAAAACAGGTAAGCGATGCCTGGCGCAGATTGCAAAATAAGGTAACTGCTATATAGAAAGGGAACATGTTTTTTTAGCCTGCTACATATTTTGTAAAAAAAGCTAAGGAACCGTTCAATGAAGTAGCGGTTCCTACATAGTAACGGAGTGATGGTTTTGCGTATAATGGCCTGGATGAGAGTCCTGGTAATTGGCGCGCTTGTAATGGCCGCAGGCGGATATGCCTTGTATAACAGCGACTGGTTTCAAAAAAAGTTTGTTTATCCTTTTCCCTATCAGGATATCGTGTATAAGTACGCACTGAAAAACAATGTGGACCCTTTTTTGGTGGCTGCCGTGATTCGCAGCGAAAGTAAGTTTTTTGCAAAGGCCCGCTCTCATAAGGGGGCTATGGGACTTATGCAGATGATGCCGGAAACGGCAGACTGGGTTGCCCAGCAGATTGACGCCCAGGATTTTAGTGTAACCCAGTTGGAACAGCCGGAGGTAAGCATCCGGCTGGGGACCTGGTATTTGGCTTCTCTGCAAAAGGAATTCGGCAATAACGAGTACCTCATGCTGGCTGCCTATAACGGCGGGAGGGGCAATGTGAAGCAATGGATGGCGGAGCAGCAATGGCCGCCGGATTTTAACCGGATCGAGGCAATTCCCTTTCGGGAAACCCGGGAATATGTAAAAAAAACCCTGGACAGTAAGGCTCGCTATCAGGCGCTGTATAAAGACTGAGCCTGGTACTTCACTAACCTTGAAAGCGGAAATTGCTGACGGTCAGAATTTCGCCATCATTTTTCAGTTTCAAAGTTGGCGGAGTACCGGGGCCTTGCGATCAGTAATATAATGATTAGGCTATGTTATTTAATAGGAATGAGGTGGGCTGTTTGCGACGGGGCAAGTGGTTTTTGCTGGCTTTAATCGTCGTGCTGGCGATAACCGGCTGCGGACGTTTTTCGCCGTCGGCCGATAAAAAACCGGAAGAAAGTAAAAAGGAGCTTAGACAGGGAGGACAACTGGTTTACGGGAGTCTGCAGGAGCCAAGTCTGCTTAATCCTCTGCTATCGGATCTTTTATCGGTATCCGAGGTCAGCAGCTTGCTGTTTAACGGGCTGCTTCGTGCCAATGATAAAGGTGAGTGGATGCCGGACCTGGCTTTGGATGTTCCCAATCTGCAAAACGGCGGAGTCAGCCGTGACGGCCTTACCGTGACGTATCGGTTGCGCCCCGGCGTGGTCTGGCATGACGGAGCGGCCTTTACAGCCCAGGACGTAAAATTTACCTGGCAGCTTATTATGAACCCCAAGGCCAATGTTATATCCCGTGGAGGCTATGATAAAATCGCGTCTATCGACACCCCGGACGCTACTACGGTGGTTGTCCATTTTCGGGAGTTTTACGCTCCTTATCTGACGTTATTTTCCGTTATCTTGCCGAAGCATATTCTGGAAAACGTCCCGGATATCAACAAGGCAGCCTTTAATCGTTCGCCGATCGGAACCGGGCCATTCAAACTAAAGGAATGGCGTATGGCCGAAGCGATCATTCTGGAAGCCAATCCACAATTTTTCCGGGGGAAGCCCGTGCTGGACAGTATTGAATATAAAGTGGTGCCTGAAATGAACTTGCTGTTGACACAACTGAAAGCGGGGGAAATTGATATTGCTTCCAACTTGGACTTGTCCCAGCTTGATCAGGCAAGATCACTGGATAATGTCAATGTGGTGACCACGCCCAACTCGATTTGGGAACATGCGGATTTTAACCTGGACAAGCCGCTGTTTCAGGAAGTGCAGGTGCGTCAGGCCATCGTTGCCGGTGTTGACCGCCAGGCTATTGTCGCTACGGTGTTGAAAAATGCCGCGGTGCCGGCCGCCGGTGATCAGCCGCCGGTTTCCTGGGCCTATAATCCTTCGGTGACGGTGGCCGGCCGAAATGTTAACGCGGCGAGGGGTTTGTTGGACCAGGCCGGCTGGGTGACGGGACCGGACGGAATTTACGCTAAAAATGGCGTAAGACTGTCCTTCACACTGGCGTATCCCCAGAATGACAAAACCAGGGAAGCTGTGGCCCAATTGCTTGTGCAGCAATTAAAGGAAGTGGGAATAGAAGCTCGTCCGCTGGCGGTGGAAAAAGAGACGTTTTTTAACAACACATTAAAAAACAGGCGCTTCGATATGGCGCTGTATGCCTGGGCTGCCGGCAGTGATCCCGATAATAGCGACCTATGGAATTCCAGGCATATACCAGGCTGGAACAACGGCTACGCCGGTAGAAACTATCCGGGATGGCGGAACCCGGAAGTAGACGGGCTGACTGAACAGGCGGTCAGGACGCCGGATCTGGAAACCCGAAAGCAAGCGTATTTTCGCATTCAGGAGATCATCAATCAGGAATATCCTGTTTTGCCGCTGTATTTTCACACACAACTGGCGGCGGTGAGAAAAAATATAGCAAACTATAAACCTGGTCCGGCGGGAGCTTTGTGGAACGCCTGGCAATGGGGATTCCGATAATGACAAAAAAGACTGTCGGCAGGCAAAATGCCTGGCCGACAGTCTTTTTTCATTATTGGCCATATGGGGGGAATGCTTATCAGGTGTCCGCTGGAAGTAGCCGGACCGTTGCTTATAACTGGGCAATTAATGTTTTACTGATTGATTTGGTTTGATCCTGTTCCGGGCTTAGGCGCTGCTTTTGCAAGGCAAGGGCCGTCGCGCTCAATTCAACAATATAAGCTGGGGAGTCCTGGTAGCTGGTGTCGGTGTTGGTTGAATCCCGCGTTATGTCTCCCGCCTGGGCGGTTTGTACCTGGTTTGTCGAAGCCTGTTGTAAAGCCGTATTGCTCAATTCCACGATATAAGCGGGCGTCGCGGATGCGTCGTCGGTCATGGTATCGGCAGCCGGCTGGTTCAGACTGTTATTTATACGCTGCAATTGTTCGGCAGATAGTTTCGGTTTATCCAAGCCTGAGGACTGA includes these proteins:
- the coaE gene encoding dephospho-CoA kinase (Dephospho-CoA kinase (CoaE) performs the final step in coenzyme A biosynthesis.); its protein translation is MYCVGLTGGIASGKSTVSALLSKMGARLIDADVVARSAVAAGSPAWQAIVERFGQEILLQDGSLNRGMLGGKIFAEPALRNWLDALTHPAIRQEIFRQMQLAREEDCRLLVLDIPLLIEAGWREFVDEVWVVYVRPDVQLNRLMERNILSREQALQRIQSQMSLEEKVGYADLVIDNNAGLEELEKQVSDAWRRLQNKVTAI
- a CDS encoding peptide ABC transporter substrate-binding protein, whose translation is MRRGKWFLLALIVVLAITGCGRFSPSADKKPEESKKELRQGGQLVYGSLQEPSLLNPLLSDLLSVSEVSSLLFNGLLRANDKGEWMPDLALDVPNLQNGGVSRDGLTVTYRLRPGVVWHDGAAFTAQDVKFTWQLIMNPKANVISRGGYDKIASIDTPDATTVVVHFREFYAPYLTLFSVILPKHILENVPDINKAAFNRSPIGTGPFKLKEWRMAEAIILEANPQFFRGKPVLDSIEYKVVPEMNLLLTQLKAGEIDIASNLDLSQLDQARSLDNVNVVTTPNSIWEHADFNLDKPLFQEVQVRQAIVAGVDRQAIVATVLKNAAVPAAGDQPPVSWAYNPSVTVAGRNVNAARGLLDQAGWVTGPDGIYAKNGVRLSFTLAYPQNDKTREAVAQLLVQQLKEVGIEARPLAVEKETFFNNTLKNRRFDMALYAWAAGSDPDNSDLWNSRHIPGWNNGYAGRNYPGWRNPEVDGLTEQAVRTPDLETRKQAYFRIQEIINQEYPVLPLYFHTQLAAVRKNIANYKPGPAGALWNAWQWGFR
- the mutM gene encoding DNA-formamidopyrimidine glycosylase, which encodes MPELPEVETIRRNLADKVTERVIKEVDLLLPRLIKWPSPGEFQAILTGKRITKLGRRGKYLLFYLEDDFVLVVHLRMTGRLYFIQAGVERDKYTRILFTFDNRDTLQYADTRTLGTLYLMKESELWRISGLQHMGPEPLTAEFTEAYFSDRLKKRQGKIKPLLLDQTLVSGLGNIYADESLALAGIHPEKSAAQLTGKECKALYAAVNQVIAEGIADGGTSFRDYRDGNGQRGEHQKHLRVYGRHNEPCCVCGTPISKIVVAGRGTHYCSRCQIK
- the polA gene encoding DNA polymerase I, which encodes MSPEFMIIDGSSLIHRAFYALPPLSNAAGQYTNAVYGFTTMLLKLLADLEPDAIAVAFDKGRITFRNETYAEYKGHRKATPGELSEQFPLVKEVLAALGIQVLEEAGYEADDIIGTLSVQAVQAGCQVTIVTGDRDALQLIGPYSRVLLTKKGISDMENVTEETFREKYGIASSQFIDVKGLMGDTSDNIPGVPGIGEKTALKLVSEFGSVENLLDNIDQVAGKKLQENLRTYRDMAIMSKKLATIVCDMPLAFSLDQYGYAPDTEKLKELFAHFEFKSLLQRLPAMFGSAAGEPEAEPVRIEARYIETQEAAQELTAAVRRQGRLIFYPVTEGLLPAISFNGLALWDGKEAVYISAGSDAWSGVAELLKDGRLEKTTYDAKITYNACYGTELACGEIQTDILLMAYLLDPTAVEYPLNKLVEKYLSGYAALHPDQYKDRTAAALWSVETIARLQPVLYAALQDAKLENLYREIELPLVRVLSSMENYGITVNRASLLGMSEGLSVRIDELLAEIYQLAGEPFNVNSTKQLGVLLFEKLKLPVIKKTKTGYSTDAEVLEKLAGSHPLIGIILEYRMLIKLKSTYLDGLLPLIHPVTRRIHTTFNQTVTATGRLSSSEPNLQNIPVRSEEGRKIRELFVPGEGYDYIMSADYSQIELRILAHMSKDNGLIEAFIHEQDIHTRTAAEVFGVAMSEVTAEMRSRAKAVNFGIVYGISDYGLSRDIGVSRKEAGQYIESYFARYHGVKEFIDAIIGFARQNGYVTTMFDRRRYLPEINSSNFNQRSFAERTAMNTPIQGTAADIIKKAMIDVYRELRKANLTSRILLQVHDELLLEVVEQEVEPVTRLVKLAMEQAVNLLVPMTVEVKTGKTWAAAK
- a CDS encoding lytic transglycosylase domain-containing protein, with product MAWMRVLVIGALVMAAGGYALYNSDWFQKKFVYPFPYQDIVYKYALKNNVDPFLVAAVIRSESKFFAKARSHKGAMGLMQMMPETADWVAQQIDAQDFSVTQLEQPEVSIRLGTWYLASLQKEFGNNEYLMLAAYNGGRGNVKQWMAEQQWPPDFNRIEAIPFRETREYVKKTLDSKARYQALYKD